One Aciduliprofundum boonei T469 genomic region harbors:
- the purQ gene encoding phosphoribosylformylglycinamidine synthase subunit PurQ: protein MRVAILQIEGTNCEEESYTAFKELRQEVEYLHLNLLKNRRKVLENYDILFIPGGFSAGDYVRAGAIFAARLKAIAMRELKNFVDEGKIIIGVCNGFQVLIELGLLPAVDGISEKPEAALMINDSNKFECRWTYLKKENDSIFTKDVPDIISLPVAHAEGKFVTDKKIMERIIENKQIAFKYIEPDGSKAHYPWNPNGSMEDIAAITNPQGNVLGIMPHPERAFFPYQHPDWSRKERARGDGFWIFKSIIERKH, encoded by the coding sequence ATGAGAGTAGCTATACTTCAGATTGAAGGAACAAATTGCGAAGAAGAGAGTTACACAGCGTTTAAAGAATTGAGACAGGAGGTAGAATATCTGCATTTAAATCTCCTAAAGAATAGAAGGAAGGTTTTGGAGAATTATGATATTTTATTCATCCCCGGCGGATTCTCTGCTGGAGATTATGTTCGTGCAGGGGCCATATTTGCTGCCAGATTAAAGGCCATTGCTATGAGGGAATTAAAAAATTTCGTGGATGAGGGGAAGATAATCATTGGCGTTTGCAATGGTTTCCAAGTTCTAATTGAACTCGGCCTCCTTCCAGCTGTTGATGGTATAAGTGAAAAGCCAGAAGCAGCTCTGATGATAAATGACTCAAATAAATTTGAATGTCGCTGGACATATTTAAAAAAGGAAAATGACAGCATATTCACCAAGGATGTGCCAGATATTATATCTCTTCCAGTAGCCCATGCCGAGGGAAAATTTGTTACGGATAAAAAAATAATGGAAAGGATTATTGAGAACAAGCAAATTGCATTTAAATACATAGAACCAGATGGTTCTAAAGCACATTATCCTTGGAATCCAAACGGTTCTATGGAAGATATAGCTGCCATAACTAATCCACAGGGAAATGTATTGGGCATTATGCCACATCCGGAGAGAGCGTTCTTTCCCTATCAGCATCCCGACTGGAGTAGAAAAGAAAGGGCAAGAGGAGATGGTTTCTGGATATTTAAGTCCATTATAGAGAGAAAGCATTAA
- a CDS encoding bis(5'-nucleosyl)-tetraphosphatase — MRRERSAGAVVFNPKIKKYLLLHYPTGHWDFPKGHVEKGEKDVEAAKREIFEETGLEIEILFGFNEIIKYHFKEHGMLIEKKVVYFLGITEKEEVRLSYEHDGYAWLSYEDALNRITYDLSKKVLMKAHLFLQNLGYSS; from the coding sequence ATGCGCCGAGAGAGGTCTGCTGGTGCTGTTGTGTTCAATCCAAAAATCAAAAAATACTTACTCTTGCATTATCCTACGGGACATTGGGATTTTCCAAAAGGACATGTAGAAAAGGGTGAAAAAGATGTTGAGGCTGCAAAGAGAGAGATTTTTGAAGAAACAGGATTAGAGATTGAAATATTATTCGGATTTAATGAAATAATCAAGTATCATTTCAAGGAGCATGGTATGTTGATTGAAAAGAAGGTCGTATATTTTTTGGGAATAACAGAGAAAGAAGAAGTAAGGCTCTCTTACGAGCACGATGGCTACGCTTGGCTAAGCTATGAAGATGCTTTAAACAGGATTACCTACGACCTATCAAAAAAAGTACTGATGAAAGCGCATTTATTCCTGCAAAACTTAGGCTATTCTTCGTAG
- a CDS encoding amidohydrolase family protein, with protein MKAIKANLLYDGTGAKAKKNVYILFDGEKIVDISKDRKGAEVVDEGIVTPGFVDPHCHIGMARSGEPYQEDETNEEMNAIYPLVNAIHSVYMDDPAFRESVEFGVLYSHIMPGSGNIIGGRTALIRNFARDIGDAFIENIGIKAALGYNPRSTTSWKGTRPSTRMGAIAMLREELIKAKKTKALLKKKKKIKEEIEPLTDIFIDILDKKLPLMVHVHKEDDIITLMNLVDEFGIRAVINHGCDVHSPELWEKVKKKKMDVIYGPVDSFSYKVELKNESWRNIRYIVESGLKFAVMSDHPVVLQRNLYLQLRFFRRFGMSKEEAIALISGNAADIIGAKNIGKVKKGYLASLVVWNGDPFSLDSYPVHVIAEGQTVYEE; from the coding sequence ATGAAGGCTATAAAAGCGAACCTGCTCTATGATGGCACAGGAGCAAAGGCAAAGAAAAATGTGTATATTCTTTTTGATGGTGAAAAAATCGTGGATATCTCGAAGGATAGAAAAGGTGCCGAAGTCGTAGACGAGGGAATTGTTACACCCGGATTCGTGGACCCGCACTGCCATATAGGTATGGCGAGGAGCGGCGAGCCGTATCAAGAAGATGAGACCAACGAGGAGATGAACGCAATTTATCCTTTGGTGAATGCGATTCACTCAGTGTACATGGATGATCCAGCATTTAGAGAGAGCGTAGAATTCGGAGTTTTATACTCGCACATCATGCCGGGAAGCGGAAATATTATCGGAGGGAGAACCGCGTTAATAAGAAATTTCGCCCGTGACATAGGGGATGCGTTCATCGAGAACATAGGAATAAAGGCAGCCTTAGGTTATAACCCACGGAGCACAACATCGTGGAAGGGAACGAGACCCAGCACGAGAATGGGCGCAATCGCCATGCTCCGCGAGGAACTGATCAAGGCGAAGAAGACAAAGGCGCTTTTGAAGAAAAAGAAAAAAATAAAAGAGGAAATAGAACCCCTGACGGACATATTCATCGACATCCTCGATAAGAAATTGCCGCTCATGGTACACGTACACAAGGAAGACGACATAATCACCCTGATGAACTTAGTGGACGAATTCGGAATTCGAGCAGTCATCAACCATGGGTGCGATGTGCATTCTCCAGAACTTTGGGAAAAAGTCAAGAAGAAAAAAATGGACGTAATTTACGGGCCAGTGGATTCTTTCTCATACAAGGTGGAATTGAAGAACGAGAGCTGGAGGAATATAAGGTACATAGTAGAATCCGGGCTGAAGTTCGCCGTAATGAGCGATCACCCTGTGGTACTCCAGAGGAATCTGTATCTGCAGCTGCGCTTTTTCCGCCGCTTCGGAATGAGCAAGGAAGAAGCAATAGCGCTCATCTCGGGCAACGCCGCGGACATTATCGGTGCGAAGAACATAGGCAAGGTGAAGAAGGGTTATCTCGCCTCCCTAGTAGTATGGAATGGGGACCCGTTCAGCTTGGATTCTTATCCTGTGCATGTGATTGCCGAGGGCCAAACGGTCTACGAAGAATAG
- a CDS encoding SDR family NAD(P)-dependent oxidoreductase: protein MKVAIVTGASRGIGRATAIKLAEEYAIVVNYLHNEERAMKVVATIKSMGGKAIMVRGDVSQYEDAQRIIEEAKKLGDIEILVNNAGVYDVKPLIRTLPSEWERIFQVNVFGTFNMIRSVLDIMREGVIVNISSIIGIEPMANAAPYCASKSAIIALTKSLAQELYPAVKVICVAPGPTDTDMLRRIHGYIPADPPEKVANVVYRAIKNGRTGDCIKV, encoded by the coding sequence ATGAAAGTGGCAATAGTAACAGGCGCAAGCCGAGGGATAGGGAGAGCTACAGCAATAAAGCTTGCCGAAGAGTATGCAATAGTTGTAAATTATTTGCATAATGAAGAAAGGGCAATGAAAGTTGTAGCCACCATTAAAAGCATGGGCGGAAAGGCAATTATGGTAAGGGGAGATGTTAGCCAATATGAAGATGCTCAAAGAATAATTGAAGAGGCAAAAAAATTGGGAGATATAGAAATTTTAGTGAATAACGCAGGCGTTTATGATGTAAAGCCATTAATTAGAACCCTTCCAAGCGAGTGGGAGAGGATATTTCAGGTGAATGTATTTGGAACTTTCAATATGATTCGTTCCGTTCTAGATATAATGAGAGAAGGGGTGATAGTTAACATATCTTCAATTATTGGTATTGAGCCAATGGCAAACGCAGCTCCATACTGTGCTTCTAAATCCGCCATTATAGCACTTACAAAATCCCTTGCTCAAGAATTGTATCCCGCAGTAAAGGTAATCTGTGTGGCTCCTGGACCTACCGATACGGATATGCTAAGAAGAATACACGGCTATATACCAGCAGACCCACCAGAAAAGGTAGCTAATGTGGTATACAGAGCCATAAAAAATGGAAGAACAGGAGATTGCATTAAAGTATAA
- a CDS encoding MBL fold metallo-hydrolase — protein MERMDFIKIYVLAEDFAGYSSRFWAQHGISFLLELHRGNRVDFILFDTGTHHIPLLNNAHLLRLDLSKVRSIVLSHSHYDHTGGMIGVIKEIKDAKIFAHPDIFKESFAMDDEPRYIGPPANMKEEVLKYGGMWELSREPVEILPGVWTLGELRQEEREEFERMKDTKVFMKKNGKLVPDYMEDEMGLVVNLKEGIVVIGGCSHPGIIGMTRRAIEISGEDNVLAVIGGFHLVNASDERIEKTAKEFLKIGVNDIYTGHCTGLMAECTFYKYFGKKFHKLHAGVVISI, from the coding sequence ATGGAACGGATGGATTTCATCAAAATTTATGTTCTTGCCGAAGATTTTGCAGGATATTCCAGCAGGTTCTGGGCTCAGCATGGCATATCTTTTCTTTTAGAACTACACCGAGGAAACAGAGTGGATTTCATTTTATTTGACACTGGCACACATCACATTCCACTGCTCAACAATGCTCATCTTTTGAGATTGGATTTGAGCAAGGTGCGGAGTATTGTTTTATCTCATAGCCATTACGACCACACCGGGGGAATGATAGGAGTTATAAAAGAAATAAAGGATGCTAAAATATTTGCACATCCTGATATTTTTAAGGAATCATTTGCGATGGATGATGAGCCTAGATATATAGGACCCCCGGCGAATATGAAAGAAGAAGTATTGAAATATGGTGGAATGTGGGAGCTAAGTAGAGAGCCGGTTGAGATATTACCAGGAGTTTGGACATTGGGGGAATTAAGGCAGGAGGAAAGGGAAGAATTTGAGAGAATGAAAGATACGAAGGTGTTTATGAAGAAGAATGGAAAACTTGTGCCAGATTATATGGAAGATGAAATGGGTCTTGTGGTGAATCTTAAAGAAGGTATTGTGGTCATTGGTGGTTGCTCACATCCCGGAATAATTGGGATGACAAGGCGTGCTATTGAGATAAGCGGTGAGGATAATGTACTAGCTGTTATTGGAGGTTTCCACTTAGTTAATGCCAGTGATGAGAGGATAGAAAAAACTGCAAAGGAATTTTTGAAAATAGGAGTTAATGATATTTACACGGGACATTGTACAGGATTGATGGCTGAATGTACATTTTACAAATATTTTGGCAAGAAATTTCATAAGCTTCACGCAGGCGTGGTAATTTCTATTTAA
- the purS gene encoding phosphoribosylformylglycinamidine synthase subunit PurS produces the protein MLKATIIVKLKEGVDDPEGKTIKHSLELLNFEGIKEVKVAKLYEIYLDLSLEDGKKEVEEMIKKLLVNPIIHDYEFRVEEI, from the coding sequence ATGCTTAAAGCCACGATAATTGTAAAGCTCAAAGAGGGTGTTGATGACCCTGAGGGAAAGACAATTAAGCACAGTTTAGAACTCCTGAATTTTGAGGGAATAAAAGAGGTTAAGGTGGCAAAACTCTATGAAATATATCTTGATTTATCACTGGAGGATGGAAAGAAAGAAGTGGAGGAGATGATAAAAAAACTCCTTGTAAATCCCATAATACACGATTACGAATTTAGGGTTGAGGAGATATGA
- a CDS encoding 16S rRNA methyltransferase — translation MMHLILADSELELVPQAIQGHPAIVKHAKMRKKKPSRILLDSTYHHQAIRSKYAAEAERRGRPDIVHFFLMNAQESLLNYEGKLRVYVHTRNNDVIRISPETRLPKSYNRFVGLMEHVFQNKYVPDKENPLLTLEKMSLRALVDEIGNKAVVLSEKGKKVNLKEYDIPEDITFIIGGFPSGDFLSNVNFADEIVSIYDGTLMAWVAAYEVIARYENLYL, via the coding sequence ATGATGCACTTAATTCTTGCAGATTCTGAGCTTGAGCTTGTGCCTCAGGCAATACAAGGACATCCTGCGATTGTAAAACATGCGAAGATGAGAAAGAAAAAACCCTCCCGTATATTGCTTGATTCCACTTATCATCATCAGGCCATAAGAAGCAAGTATGCTGCGGAGGCGGAAAGAAGAGGAAGGCCAGATATTGTTCATTTCTTTCTTATGAATGCCCAAGAATCGTTGTTGAATTATGAAGGGAAGTTGAGGGTTTATGTGCACACTAGAAACAACGATGTTATTCGCATCTCTCCAGAGACGAGATTGCCTAAATCCTACAACAGATTTGTTGGGTTAATGGAGCATGTTTTTCAGAACAAGTATGTGCCAGATAAGGAGAATCCTTTGCTTACCTTGGAGAAGATGAGCTTGCGTGCCTTGGTAGATGAGATAGGAAATAAAGCAGTAGTGCTCTCAGAGAAAGGAAAAAAAGTGAATTTGAAAGAATATGATATTCCTGAAGATATTACATTCATAATAGGCGGTTTTCCAAGTGGAGATTTTTTGAGTAATGTGAATTTTGCCGATGAAATTGTATCCATCTATGATGGCACTTTGATGGCTTGGGTTGCCGCTTATGAGGTCATAGCAAGGTACGAAAATTTGTATCTTTAA
- a CDS encoding helix-hairpin-helix domain-containing protein has translation MEPRELAEELGYKIVYIPHEEIKDYIAFYRVIYEGKEIYPPAALRLGIPLNEIWISDAFRDYEKYILFHELREIAHRAEGYNVDEAHLLALKDEKMEFGNDEKWKKLKREINVCPLEELLSTSLIGKKLAIRIMENRPYESMEELRKVRGIGEKRLSRLQARFWCIREAH, from the coding sequence ATGGAGCCAAGAGAACTAGCTGAAGAGTTAGGCTACAAAATTGTGTATATTCCACACGAGGAGATTAAGGATTACATTGCATTCTATAGGGTTATTTATGAAGGTAAAGAGATATATCCGCCAGCAGCCCTGAGATTAGGAATACCCTTAAACGAAATATGGATCAGTGACGCCTTCAGAGATTATGAAAAATACATACTGTTCCACGAGCTTAGAGAGATTGCTCATCGTGCTGAGGGATATAATGTGGATGAAGCACATCTCCTTGCCCTTAAGGATGAGAAGATGGAATTCGGGAATGATGAAAAATGGAAAAAATTGAAGAGAGAGATAAATGTATGCCCATTGGAGGAACTACTTTCAACCTCCCTAATAGGCAAAAAACTGGCTATAAGAATAATGGAAAACAGGCCCTATGAGAGCATGGAAGAGCTCAGAAAAGTAAGAGGAATAGGAGAGAAGAGACTCTCAAGATTACAAGCAAGATTCTGGTGCATTAGAGAAGCTCATTAA
- a CDS encoding metal-sulfur cluster assembly factor yields MVTEKEVWNALKKAIDFELGVDVVNLGLIYEVKVIDGKKVYIKMTLTTPTCPLANAIIADVYRHVKSLEGVEDVDIEVTFDPPWSPDMMSPEAKKLLGM; encoded by the coding sequence ATGGTCACAGAGAAAGAGGTGTGGAATGCCCTTAAAAAAGCCATAGATTTTGAGTTAGGAGTGGATGTTGTTAATCTTGGATTGATTTATGAAGTGAAGGTTATTGATGGTAAAAAGGTGTATATTAAAATGACATTAACTACCCCAACTTGTCCCCTTGCTAATGCGATTATAGCAGATGTATATAGACATGTAAAATCGCTAGAAGGAGTTGAAGATGTGGATATTGAAGTTACTTTTGACCCTCCTTGGAGTCCAGATATGATGTCCCCAGAAGCAAAAAAATTGCTCGGTATGTAG
- the purL gene encoding phosphoribosylformylglycinamidine synthase subunit PurL: protein MRARGIAPKVYEIEILNASEKDLKEINESLGLALSLEEMKKLQEFFVSLRRNPTDIEIHAIAQGWSEHCSYKSSKPVLRKYIFGIPSKHALIVMQDDAGVVEFNEDYAYVFKIESHNHPSAVEPYGGAATGVGGIIRDVLNMGAKPIALVDPLFFGPPDYPYEKLNPGIKHPLYLMQGVIAGIRDYGNRVGIPTVAGITYFHEDFVNNILVNAGCLGIVRKDKIVRSVVSKAGLKFVLMGGRTGRDGIHGVNFASKILSEKSEEERQAVQLGNPIIKEPLIHAILEANDAGIIKGMKDLGGGGLGSVIGEMCHTGGVGAEVHLDKVLLKEKDMAPWEIWVSESQERMLLAVEEKDIEKLREICDKWDIEMSIIGQSVEGDYLDIYWYGKRIVHLPLEFVTAGVEYERPYKIKKIEKMQEIPTEPNYRNVLLSLLSSYNIGSKEWIIRQYDHEVQGRTVLKPLQGIINHETHGDAAIIKPLKDSWKGLAITTVANPQMGKIDAYQSALYTVDEAIRNLVAVGARPHSFSDGLNFGNPEREEIMGEFHEACRGLGDAARFLGIPYVSGNVSFYNEAFGKNIPPTPVLMAVGIIGDIRKAISTDFKKEGNSIYLVGETKEEMGGSEYYKLIGAKSTIVPKVNLKELKDRMEEILKAMNENLIASCHDVSHGGLAVALAEMSIGGKMGAEIDLSSMGFMRADFKLFSESPTRWICEVKKEEEEEFEKIVKARKIGLVGGENLKIRDGNRWLFNIHTNILRESWRSALKDYLG from the coding sequence ATGAGAGCGAGGGGAATAGCTCCAAAGGTTTATGAAATTGAGATTTTAAACGCAAGCGAGAAGGATCTCAAGGAGATAAATGAGAGCTTGGGACTAGCTTTGAGCTTAGAGGAAATGAAAAAACTACAGGAATTTTTTGTCTCTCTTAGAAGAAATCCCACAGATATTGAAATACATGCCATAGCGCAGGGATGGAGCGAGCATTGTTCATACAAATCATCCAAGCCAGTGCTTCGCAAGTACATATTTGGCATACCGTCCAAGCATGCCCTAATAGTCATGCAGGATGATGCTGGCGTTGTTGAATTCAATGAAGATTACGCCTATGTTTTTAAAATAGAGAGCCATAACCATCCAAGCGCTGTAGAGCCCTACGGAGGTGCGGCCACGGGAGTTGGAGGAATAATAAGAGATGTGCTGAATATGGGTGCAAAGCCCATAGCCCTCGTTGATCCTCTATTCTTCGGACCTCCAGATTATCCCTATGAGAAACTCAATCCGGGGATAAAGCATCCCCTATACCTTATGCAAGGGGTGATAGCTGGGATAAGGGACTACGGCAACAGGGTCGGAATACCAACGGTAGCGGGCATAACATATTTCCACGAAGATTTTGTTAACAATATATTGGTAAATGCGGGATGCTTGGGGATAGTTAGAAAGGATAAAATCGTGAGAAGCGTGGTGAGCAAGGCAGGATTGAAATTTGTGCTTATGGGAGGACGCACAGGGAGAGATGGGATCCATGGCGTGAATTTCGCCTCGAAAATATTAAGTGAGAAGAGCGAAGAGGAGAGGCAGGCCGTACAGCTCGGTAATCCAATAATAAAAGAGCCATTAATTCACGCAATTTTAGAGGCAAACGATGCAGGGATAATAAAGGGCATGAAAGACCTTGGCGGCGGAGGTTTAGGAAGCGTGATTGGTGAGATGTGCCATACTGGGGGAGTTGGAGCTGAAGTGCACTTGGATAAAGTGTTATTGAAGGAGAAGGATATGGCTCCATGGGAGATTTGGGTAAGTGAATCGCAGGAGAGAATGCTCCTTGCAGTTGAGGAAAAAGATATTGAAAAGTTAAGAGAAATTTGTGATAAATGGGATATTGAGATGAGCATAATAGGGCAGAGTGTAGAAGGTGATTACCTTGATATTTACTGGTATGGAAAACGCATCGTGCATTTACCCCTTGAATTTGTGACTGCAGGAGTTGAATATGAAAGGCCTTATAAAATTAAAAAAATTGAAAAAATGCAGGAAATTCCCACAGAGCCAAATTACAGAAATGTGCTTTTATCCCTTCTAAGCTCTTACAACATAGGGAGCAAGGAGTGGATAATTAGGCAATATGACCATGAGGTTCAAGGCAGGACGGTGCTTAAACCTTTACAGGGAATAATCAACCACGAAACCCACGGGGATGCAGCCATAATAAAACCCCTAAAAGATTCTTGGAAGGGGTTGGCAATAACCACAGTGGCAAATCCCCAGATGGGAAAGATAGATGCTTACCAAAGTGCACTTTACACAGTGGATGAAGCCATAAGAAACCTTGTGGCCGTTGGTGCCCGCCCCCATAGTTTTTCAGACGGACTAAATTTTGGAAATCCCGAGAGAGAAGAAATAATGGGGGAATTCCATGAAGCTTGCCGTGGGTTGGGCGATGCTGCCCGATTTCTTGGCATACCCTATGTATCTGGAAATGTGAGTTTTTACAACGAAGCATTTGGAAAGAATATACCTCCTACACCTGTGCTCATGGCAGTTGGGATAATTGGTGATATAAGGAAAGCAATTAGCACAGACTTCAAAAAAGAGGGAAATTCAATATACCTCGTGGGAGAAACCAAAGAGGAAATGGGAGGCAGCGAGTATTATAAGCTCATAGGTGCAAAGAGCACAATAGTCCCCAAGGTGAATCTAAAAGAACTCAAAGATAGAATGGAAGAGATATTGAAAGCTATGAATGAGAATTTAATTGCATCTTGCCATGATGTATCGCATGGAGGTTTAGCTGTTGCACTTGCAGAGATGAGCATAGGGGGGAAGATGGGAGCAGAGATAGATCTCTCTTCTATGGGCTTTATGCGTGCAGATTTCAAGCTGTTCTCCGAGAGTCCAACTAGATGGATATGTGAAGTCAAGAAAGAAGAAGAGGAAGAATTCGAGAAAATAGTAAAAGCTAGGAAAATTGGATTAGTTGGGGGAGAGAATTTAAAGATAAGGGACGGAAATCGTTGGCTGTTCAATATACATACGAATATCCTGAGAGAATCTTGGCGTAGTGCCCTAAAAGATTATTTGGGGTGA
- a CDS encoding RNA 2'-phosphotransferase, with translation MVQLRECEKHGPFRGDVCPICGEEGKFLLNDWELTAISRMLAGILRHFPERFGVKLDDSGWADIYQIVKGIKRRHPRFRWLKDKHIIAIVLTDDKGRYQLDMENKRVRATYGHSIKVDLSDLPTDNIPEKLYYPTTEEEYEYIKEIGLQPGDRKWVHLSKTYRDAYIAGLHRVEEPIILEIDTKKAIENGHQIYRAAKTVFIASQIPPEFINISEKIDIEIPEEELEKIEEEKRRREKKLQRELEKKQEKSLK, from the coding sequence ATGGTACAACTTAGAGAATGTGAAAAACATGGTCCATTTCGTGGTGATGTTTGTCCAATCTGTGGTGAGGAGGGGAAGTTTCTGCTTAATGATTGGGAACTCACCGCCATAAGTAGAATGCTTGCAGGCATTTTAAGACATTTTCCAGAGAGGTTTGGTGTGAAGCTTGACGATAGTGGATGGGCAGATATTTATCAAATCGTAAAGGGGATAAAGAGAAGGCATCCAAGGTTCAGATGGTTAAAGGATAAACACATAATTGCAATTGTACTCACAGACGATAAGGGAAGATATCAACTTGATATGGAGAATAAGAGGGTTAGGGCAACCTACGGGCATTCTATAAAAGTTGATTTGTCAGATTTACCCACAGATAACATTCCTGAAAAGTTGTATTATCCCACAACAGAGGAGGAGTATGAGTATATAAAAGAAATTGGTCTTCAGCCAGGAGACAGGAAATGGGTGCATCTAAGCAAAACATATAGAGATGCTTATATTGCAGGTTTACACAGGGTTGAAGAACCTATAATTTTAGAAATTGATACGAAAAAAGCCATAGAGAATGGACATCAAATATACCGGGCTGCTAAAACAGTGTTTATTGCATCCCAAATTCCACCAGAGTTTATAAATATATCTGAAAAAATAGATATTGAAATTCCGGAAGAAGAGTTGGAAAAAATTGAAGAGGAGAAGAGAAGGAGAGAGAAAAAATTACAGAGAGAGCTGGAGAAAAAGCAAGAAAAAAGTTTAAAATAG
- a CDS encoding ferredoxin has protein sequence MGKWKVTVDRDTCIGDGICASLCPDVFEMDDEGKSVVIKPEIGDDLKDCVQEAVDSCPVSCITMEQIE, from the coding sequence ATGGGAAAGTGGAAAGTTACAGTTGATAGGGATACCTGCATTGGTGACGGTATTTGCGCTAGCCTATGCCCTGATGTGTTTGAAATGGACGATGAGGGAAAGAGTGTAGTCATAAAACCAGAGATAGGCGATGACCTTAAGGACTGCGTCCAAGAGGCAGTGGATTCTTGCCCAGTAAGCTGCATAACAATGGAACAAATCGAATAA
- a CDS encoding SufD family Fe-S cluster assembly protein, whose translation MEEFIQNEYKALVRYYESAGGDTKALGSKDYASMVINENKVLAKNSTKGIIIEANKIKNGIYARIRIKKGYKSKNPVHLCFGMLPREGKQYIKTEILAEEDSEVKFLAHCIFPNAVKVEHIMDANVIVENRAKVEYEEVHFHGKLGGVKVMPKTRAIVGKGGAYNSSFVIKTGRAGFVDIDYEVHIGENAKSMLLTKIYAREDDLIKANESVILEGAHSSGVIKTRMALRDKAKSEVIGKTVGLGSYSRGHVDCTEIIMDDAEAIASPVVIAKNPKAKVTHEAAIGSVDKKQLLTLMARGLTEEEAIDVIVGGLLK comes from the coding sequence ATGGAAGAGTTTATACAAAATGAGTATAAAGCATTGGTAAGATATTACGAGTCTGCGGGGGGAGATACTAAAGCTCTAGGTTCCAAGGATTATGCCTCGATGGTTATAAATGAAAATAAAGTATTGGCCAAGAATAGTACGAAAGGGATCATAATAGAAGCAAATAAAATTAAAAATGGGATTTATGCTCGCATCAGGATAAAAAAGGGATACAAATCCAAAAATCCAGTGCATTTGTGTTTTGGTATGCTACCGCGGGAAGGAAAGCAGTACATTAAAACAGAAATATTGGCGGAGGAAGATAGCGAGGTAAAATTTTTGGCCCACTGTATTTTTCCAAATGCTGTTAAGGTAGAGCACATCATGGATGCCAATGTGATAGTGGAAAATAGGGCCAAGGTTGAGTATGAAGAGGTTCATTTTCATGGCAAATTAGGTGGAGTTAAAGTAATGCCTAAAACTCGAGCTATTGTTGGGAAGGGAGGTGCATATAATAGTTCATTCGTAATAAAAACTGGACGAGCAGGTTTTGTGGATATAGATTATGAAGTTCACATTGGTGAGAATGCAAAAAGTATGCTATTGACAAAAATATATGCCAGGGAGGATGATTTAATCAAGGCAAATGAGAGTGTAATCTTGGAGGGAGCGCACTCTTCTGGCGTGATAAAAACTAGAATGGCACTAAGGGATAAAGCTAAAAGCGAAGTTATTGGTAAGACCGTGGGCTTAGGATCATATTCTAGAGGTCATGTAGATTGTACTGAGATAATTATGGATGATGCTGAAGCTATTGCGTCCCCGGTTGTGATAGCAAAAAATCCCAAGGCTAAAGTGACTCATGAAGCAGCTATAGGTAGTGTTGACAAAAAACAGCTTTTAACCCTTATGGCAAGGGGATTAACTGAAGAAGAGGCCATAGATGTGATTGTTGGGGGATTACTTAAATGA